The following DNA comes from Streptomyces globosus.
GAGCGGGGCGCCCAGGTCGTCCTCGCCCAGCAGGGCGAGCGGCTGATGGAGCGCCAGCTGGACGAGGGCGCCGCGGCGCTGCTGCACGCCCACCTGGCCGGCCTGGGCATCGAGATCCACACCGAGTGCCGGGTGCGCGGACTGACCACCGCCCCCGTCCCGGCCGGATCCGCGGCCGGGCCCGGGCCCGCCGGCCGGCGCCGGGTCACCGGCGTGGAGCTCGCCGACGGCTACCGGCTCGACGCCGACGTCGTCGTCCTGGCCTGCGGCGTACGGCCCCGCACCGGCCTGGCCCGCGCGGCCGGCCTGGAGGTCCGCACCGGCATCGTCGTGGACGACCTGCTGCGCACCGGCGACCCGGCGATCCACGCCATCGGCGACTGCGCCGAGCACGCCGGCCGCGTGTACGGCCTCGCGGGTGCGGCGCTGGAGCAGGCCGACGCCCTCGCCGCCGTCCTGGCCGGCACCGCGCCCGGCCCCCACCCGCCCCGCACCGGAGGCCCCGCGCCTTCGACCGCGCCCGCATCCGCGCCGCCGCAGTACACCGGGACGCGCGCCCTCACCCGCCTCACCCTCTCGGCGGGCGGCGGGGGCACCCTCGACCTCGCCGCCTTCGGCGAGACCGACGCGCTCCCCGGCGACGACGTGCTCCGGCTCTCCGACGCCACCCGCCGCACCTACCGGAAGGTCGTCGTCCGCGGCGACCGCCTCGTCGGCGGCGTCCTCCTCGGCGAACTCTCCAGCGTCGCGGCACTGGCCCGCAGCTGGGAGGACGAGGAGGCCCTGACCGACCTGTTCCACCTGATCACCGACGACGGAGGCTCCTGATCATGGCCGCACCCACGCCCACCCCCGCCATCGTGCTCATCGGCCACGGCATGGTCGGCCAGCGCTACCTGGAGGCACTCGCCGAGCGCGGGGCCACCGCCACGCACCGGATCACCGTGCTGTGCGAGGAGCCCCGGCCGGCGTACGACCGCGTGCACCTCACCTCGTACTTCTCCGGCACGACCCCGGAGGAGCTGTCCATGACGCCCGCCGGGTTCATGGAGCAGCACGGCATCGACCTGCGGCTCGGCGACCCCGCCGAGAGCATCGACCGCAAGGCCCGTACCGTCACCTCGCGGTCCGGGAGCGTGATCCCGTACGACGTGCTCGTCCTGGCGACCGGCAGCTATCCGTTCGTGCCGCCCGTGCCCGGCAAGGACGCGCCCGGCTGCTTCGTGTACCGCACCGTCGAGGACCTCCTCGCGATCGAGGAGTACGCCAAGACCCGCACCACCGGCGCCGTCGTCGGCGGCGGGCTGCTCGGCCTGGAAGCGGCCGGCGCCCTCCAGGGCCTCGGGCTGTCCTCCCGCATCGTGGAGTTCGCGCCGCGCCTGATGCCGGTCCAGGTCGACGAGGGCGGCGGTGCGGCCCTGCTGCGCACCATCGAGGCGATGGGCCTGACGGTCCACACGGGCGTCGGCACGCAGGAGGTCCTCACCGGGCCGGACGGGCACGTGCGGGGCATGCTCCTGTCCGACGGCTCCACGGTCGACACCGAGCTCGTCGTCTTCTCCGCGGGCGTCCGGCCCCGCGACCAGCTGGCGCGCGAGGCGGGCCTGTCCGTCGGCGAGCGCGGCGGCATCGCCGTGGACGCCCGCTGCCGCACCTCCGACCCGCACGTGTACGCCATCGGCGAGTGCGCGCTGGCCTCCGACGGCCGCGTGTACGGGCTGGTCGCCCCCGGCTACGAGATGGCCGAGACCGCCGCCGAGGACCTGCTGGGCCGCGACAAGGAGTTCACCGGCGCCGACCTGTCGACCAAGCTCAAGCTCCTCGGCGTGGACGTGGCCTCCTTCGGCGACGCCCACGGCACGACCGCCGACTGCCTCGACGTCGTCTACTCCGACTCCCGCTCCGGCGTCTACAAGAAGCTCGTCGTCTCCCCCGACGGGGTCCTGCTCGGCGGCGTCCTCGTCGGCGACGCCGACTCCTACGGCCTGCTGCGCCCGCTGACCGGCAGCGTGCCGCCCGTCAGCCCCGACCAGCTGGTCCTGCCCGCGGGCCTCGGGCCTGCGACGCAGCTGGGCCCCTCCGCGCTGCCCGACTCCGCGGTGATCTGCTCCTGCCACAACGTCACGAAGAAGGAGATCACCGCCTGCACCACCCTCCCCGAGGTCAAGAAGTGCACCAAGGCCGGCACCGGCTGCGGCAGCTGCGTCAAGGTCATCGGCCAGCTGCTGCCCGCCTCCACGGACAAGGGGCTGTGCGGCTGCTTCCCCTTCACCCGCGCCGAGCTGTACGAGATCGTCCGGACCCGGCGGCTGACCACGTACGAGCAGCTCCTCGACGGGCACGGCCGGGACTCGGCGCGCGGCAGCGACGGCTGCGACGTCTGCAAGCCGGCCGTCGGCTCGATCATCGCGTCCCTCGCGCCGACGCTCGGCGCCAGCGGGTACGTCCTGGACGGCGAGCAGGCCGCCCTGCAGGACACCAATGACCACTTCCTCGCGAACCTCCAGCGCAACGGCTCCTACTCGGTCGTGCCGCGCATCCCGGGCGGGGAGATCAGCCCGGAGAAGCTCATCGTGATCGGCGAGGTCGCGCGGGAGTTCGGGCTGTACACGAAGATCACCGGCGGGCAGCGGATCGACCTGTTCGGGGCGAGCGTGGACCAGCTGCCGCGGATCTGGGCGCGGCTGGTGGACGCCGGCTTCGAGTCCGGGCACGCGTACGGCAAGGCGCTGCGGACCGTGAAGTCCTGCGTGGGGCAGACGTGGTGCCGCTACGGGGTCCAGGACAGCGTGCGGATGGCGATCGACCTGGAGCTGCGCTACCGGGGCCTGCGCGCGCCCCACAAGCTGAAGTCGGCGGTGTCCGGGTGCGCCCGCGAGTGCGCGGAGGCGCAGAGCAAGGACTTCGGGGTGATCGCGACGGCGAACGGCTGGAACCTGT
Coding sequences within:
- the nirB gene encoding nitrite reductase large subunit NirB; translation: MAAPTPTPAIVLIGHGMVGQRYLEALAERGATATHRITVLCEEPRPAYDRVHLTSYFSGTTPEELSMTPAGFMEQHGIDLRLGDPAESIDRKARTVTSRSGSVIPYDVLVLATGSYPFVPPVPGKDAPGCFVYRTVEDLLAIEEYAKTRTTGAVVGGGLLGLEAAGALQGLGLSSRIVEFAPRLMPVQVDEGGGAALLRTIEAMGLTVHTGVGTQEVLTGPDGHVRGMLLSDGSTVDTELVVFSAGVRPRDQLAREAGLSVGERGGIAVDARCRTSDPHVYAIGECALASDGRVYGLVAPGYEMAETAAEDLLGRDKEFTGADLSTKLKLLGVDVASFGDAHGTTADCLDVVYSDSRSGVYKKLVVSPDGVLLGGVLVGDADSYGLLRPLTGSVPPVSPDQLVLPAGLGPATQLGPSALPDSAVICSCHNVTKKEITACTTLPEVKKCTKAGTGCGSCVKVIGQLLPASTDKGLCGCFPFTRAELYEIVRTRRLTTYEQLLDGHGRDSARGSDGCDVCKPAVGSIIASLAPTLGASGYVLDGEQAALQDTNDHFLANLQRNGSYSVVPRIPGGEISPEKLIVIGEVAREFGLYTKITGGQRIDLFGASVDQLPRIWARLVDAGFESGHAYGKALRTVKSCVGQTWCRYGVQDSVRMAIDLELRYRGLRAPHKLKSAVSGCARECAEAQSKDFGVIATANGWNLYVGGNGGATPRHADLLAQDLSDAELVRLIDRFLMFYIRTADRLERTSAWLDRLEGGLDHLRDVVVHDSLGLCAELEALMADHVSNYRDEWAETLEDPERLRRFVSFVNAPGAPDPTVRFVPERDQVKPDLAVLDRQLPLEVVGGTR
- a CDS encoding NAD(P)/FAD-dependent oxidoreductase, whose amino-acid sequence is MTSEQQRVVVIGGGLAGLRLAERLGGSPAVRVAVLGEEPHVPYNRVLLAEVLAGRYAPEVAALPEPGAVLRRGVRAVRIDRADRTVHCDDGSTEPYDTLVLATGSNPVLPPLRGLFDPGGAPAASAPGRELPDGVHAFRTMDDCLALSAAVAAGTAVRAVVIGGGLLGVSAARALAERGAQVVLAQQGERLMERQLDEGAAALLHAHLAGLGIEIHTECRVRGLTTAPVPAGSAAGPGPAGRRRVTGVELADGYRLDADVVVLACGVRPRTGLARAAGLEVRTGIVVDDLLRTGDPAIHAIGDCAEHAGRVYGLAGAALEQADALAAVLAGTAPGPHPPRTGGPAPSTAPASAPPQYTGTRALTRLTLSAGGGGTLDLAAFGETDALPGDDVLRLSDATRRTYRKVVVRGDRLVGGVLLGELSSVAALARSWEDEEALTDLFHLITDDGGS